Below is a window of Pseudarthrobacter equi DNA.
AGCGCTTCCTTGATGATGCGCCGCGGGTCGTACTGCCGGGGATCGTACTTCTTCCAGTCGACATCGTCGATGTCGATGCCCACTTCTTCCTTGATCTGTTCGCGGGCACCGGACGCCATGCGCCGGACTTCCTTCACCAGATTGGCGAGCTTCTGGGTATATTCGGGCAGCCTCTGGGGGCCGATCACCAGGACACCGATGATCAGCAGGAGGAAGAACTCCGGGCCGTTGATACCAAACACTTTAGGAAGATTACCCTCTCCGGGCTGCCAGTGACGATTCGCGCCCGGCGGGGGCGGAAACAGCCTGCATTACTGGGTAAAGACGGCCACGATCCTGTTGATTCCGCGCTGTAATCGGTTTCCCAAGGGCTCCTGAGCGGCGTCTTGGGCATTGCTGTCGACGCCCGCAGTGAGCCCCTCCGCGGCCACGCCGCCGACTTGCTCCAGGATGGGCCCTGCGTCATCTGCCTGCTCGGCGGGCAGGTTCGACTCGAAAGTGAAGGTCCGTCCTCCGGATGTATAGGTTGCTGACCACGGCGAGGTTCCCAGCACCTGGACCGGACTGCCCTGGCGGCCCACCGCCTCTACCGCCGCCGTGTTGCCCGCGTGCTGCTCGGTCAGGGTGGCGTAGTGGGATCCGTCGCTAAGCCGCAGCTCCACCGCCGGCTGTCCGCCCCTGGTAACTGCTTTGGCGGACTCCAGGCGGAACCCCATGGCTTCGAGCACCGGGCAGGCCCAGCCCTCCTGGCGCAGGCTGCTGAGCTGGTCCGCTGTGAGGGCCCTGCCGTCAGCGGGGGTGTGTGCCGAGACCTGGGCAAGTGTCGCCGGCGCAACGGCATTTCCGGGAAGGGGCTCTCCGGCCGCAGCGAGTGCACCGACACCGAGGACACCCGCGGCGGCCACGGTACCGCCCGCGGCCATGGCCAGGACTCGTGCTGCCGTGCGGGGGGCAGTGAGGGGAAGCGTTGCAGGAACCGGCTGGGCCGCGAGCAGCGACGTCCGTTCCAGGAGCCGCGCCGTCAGGTCATTGCTTGCCGGCGGGATGGGAGCCTCACGGAGCCG
It encodes the following:
- a CDS encoding Sec-independent protein translocase family protein; this encodes MFGINGPEFFLLLIIGVLVIGPQRLPEYTQKLANLVKEVRRMASGAREQIKEEVGIDIDDVDWKKYDPRQYDPRRIIKEALLDDDTKPVSSGAPAAVAAVAGAAAVGAADESARSRPERVVQSLPPGEAAPFDTEAT
- a CDS encoding anti-sigma factor: MRPPFNSGGRHARTSSHVASCPECALAMRRERQYLERLREAPIPPASNDLTARLLERTSLLAAQPVPATLPLTAPRTAARVLAMAAGGTVAAAGVLGVGALAAAGEPLPGNAVAPATLAQVSAHTPADGRALTADQLSSLRQEGWACPVLEAMGFRLESAKAVTRGGQPAVELRLSDGSHYATLTEQHAGNTAAVEAVGRQGSPVQVLGTSPWSATYTSGGRTFTFESNLPAEQADDAGPILEQVGGVAAEGLTAGVDSNAQDAAQEPLGNRLQRGINRIVAVFTQ